A region of Anopheles merus strain MAF chromosome 2R, AmerM5.1, whole genome shotgun sequence DNA encodes the following proteins:
- the LOC121589486 gene encoding N-alpha-acetyltransferase 20: MTTLRPFTCNDMFRFNKVNLDPLTETYCLSFYMQYLAHWPEYFQVAESPTGEIMGYIMGKAEGQGESWHGHVTALTVSPDYRRLGLAATLMSFLEDVSEKKRCYFVDLFVRVSNKIAIEMYTKLGYIVYRTVLEYYVGDPDEDAYDMRKACSRDVHKKSVIPLEHPVRPEEVD; this comes from the exons ATGACCACCCTGAGGCCCTTCACCTGCAACGATATGTTCCGGTTCAACAAAGT GAACCTGGACCCACTGACCGAAACCTACTGTCTTTCGTTCTACATGCAGTACCTAGCACATTGGCCAGAGTACTTCCAGGTGGCCGAATCGCCGACCGGAGAAATCATGGGCTACA TTATGGGCAAGGCGGAAGGTCAAGGCGAAAGCTGGCACGGCCACGTAACGGCTCTCACCGTGTCGCCCGACTACCGACGGCTCGGCCTAGCAGCTACGCTGATGAGCTTCCTGGAGGATGTGAGCGAAAA GAAACGGTGCTACTTTGTAGATCTGTTTGTTCGCGTGAGCAATAAAATTGCCATCGAGATGTACACCAAGCTAGGCTACATCGTGTACCGGACGGTGCTCGAGTATTACGTCGGCGATCCGGACGAGGATGCGTACGATATGCGGAAGGCCTGCTCGAGGGATGTTCACAAAAAGTCCGTCATTCCGCTGGAGCACCCGGTACGGCCCGAAGAGGTGGATTGA
- the LOC121589485 gene encoding protein crooked neck produces the protein MEKPQKMPKVAKVKNKAPAEVQITAEQLLREAKERDLEILPPPPKQKISDAAELADYQQRKRKTFEDNLRKNRMVVSNWIKYAQWEESQKEIQRARSIWERAIDNDHRNITIWLKYAEMEMKHRQVNHARNLWDRAVTILPRVNQFWYKYTYMEEMLENVAGARQVFERWMEWQPEEQAWQTYINFELRYKEIDRARTIYERFVMVHPEVKNWIKYARFEEAHGFINGSRTVYERAIEFFGDDHADERLFIAFARFEEGQKEHDRVRVIYKYALDHLPKDRTTELYKAYTIHEKKYGDRSGIEDVIVSKRKFQYEQEVNENPTNYDAWFDYLRLVENENDPELIRETYERAIANVPPAKDKNLWRRYIYLWINYALYEELETEDLERTRQIYCTCLELIPHKLFTFSKIWLLYAQFEIRCKNLQTARKTLGMAIGRCPRDKLFRGYIDLEIQLREFDRCRILYEKFLEFGPENCTTWMKFAELESLLGDTDRARAIYELAIQQPRLDMPELLWKSYIDFEVQQGEFQLARQLYERLLERTVHVKVWISYAKFEISAENEEEGLNVPLARRIYERANECLKGLAEKESRVLVLEAWRDFERDHGDEATLKKVLERMPRKVKKRQKIVSDSGVEEGWEEVFDFIFPEDEMARPNLKLLAAAKNWKRKQDTDPPVAAPMETNQTEQVEGSEEQQEEQPANDEAANDDGTEQEPSAEANEAADE, from the exons ATGGAGAAACCACAGAAAATGCCCAAAGTGGCAAAG GTGAAAAACAAAGCACCAGCGGAGGTGCAAATCACCGCAGAACAGCTGCTGCGTGAGGCGAAGGAGCGTGATCTGGAAATtctgccaccgccgccgaaGCAAAAGATTTCCGATGCGGCCGAGCTGGCCGACTACCAGCAGCGGAAGCGCAAAACGTTCGAGGACAATCTGCGCAAAAATCGCATGGTCGTCAGCAACTGGATCAAGTATGCCCAGTGGGAGGAGTCGCAGAAGGAAATTCAGCGCGCCCGGTCGATCTGGGAGCGTGCGATCGATAACGACCATCGGAACATTACGATATGGCTGAAGTACGCGGAGATGGAGATGAAGCACCGGCAGGTGAACCATGCGCGCAATCTTTGGGACCGGGCGGTCACGATACTGCCGCGTGTCAACCAGTTCTGGTACAAGTACACGTACATGGAGGAAATGCTAGAGAATGTGGCCGGCGCCCGGCAGGTGTTTGAGCGCTGGATGGAATGGCAACCGGAGGAGCAGGCGTGGCAAACGTACATCAACTTCGAGCTGCGCTACAAAGAGATCGACCGGGCCCGCACGATCTACGAGCGGTTCGTGATGGTACATCCGGAGGTGAAGAACTGGATCAAGTACGCCCGGTTCGAGGAGGCGCACGGGTTCATCAATGGGTCGCGCACTGTGTACGAGCGGGCGATCGAGTTCTTTGGCGACGATCACGCCGACGAGCGGCTGTTCATCGCGTTCGCTCGCTTCGAGGAGGGCCAGAAGGAGCACGACCGCGTGCGCGTCATCTACAAGTACGCGCTGGACCATCTGCCGAAGGATCGCACGACGGAGCTGTATAAGGCGTACACGATACACGAGAAAAAGTACGGCGACCGGTCGGGCATCGAGGATGTGATCGTGTCGAAGCGCAAGTTCCAGTACGAGCAGGAGGTGAACGAAAATCCAACCAACTACGACGCCTGGTTCGACTATCTACGTCTGgtggagaacgagaacgatCCGGAGCTGATACGCGAAACGTACGAGCGGGCGATCGCGAACGTTCCGCCGGCGAAGGACAAGAATCTGTGGCGCCGGTACATCTACCTGTGGATTAACTACGCACTGTACGAGGAGCTGGAAACGGAGGATCTCGAGCGAACGAGACAAATCTACTGCACCTGCCTCGAGCTGATACCGCACAAGCTGTTTACGTTCAGCAAAATCTGGCTGCTGTACGCGCAGTTCGAAATTCGCTGCAAAAACTTGCAAACCGCGCGCAAAACGCTCGGCATGGCGATCGGACGCTGCCCGCGGGACAAACTGTTCCGGGGGTACATCGATCTCGAGATACAGCTGCGCGAGTTCGACCGGTGCCGCATCCTGTACGAAAAGTTCCTCGAGTTTGGTCCGGAGAACTGCACCACGTGGATGAAGTTTGCCGAGCTCGAGTCGCTGCTCGGCGATACGGATCGGGCGCGCGCCATCTACGAGCTGGCGATCCAGCAGCCCCGCCTTGACATGCCCGAGCTGCTGTGGAAAAGCTACATCGACTTCGAGGTGCAACAGGGCGAGTTCCAGCTGGCGCGCCAACTGTACGAACGGCTGCTGGAGCGCACCGTCCACGTGAAGGTATGGATATCGTACGCCAAGTTTGAGATCAGCGCCGAGAACGAGGAGGAAGGCCTGAACGTCCCACTGGCAAGACGCATCTACGAGCGGGCCAACGAGTGTCTGAAGGGTTTGGCGGAAAAGGAGTCGCGCGTGCTGGTGCTGGAAGCGTGGCGGGACTTTGAGCGCGACCACGGCGACGAAGCGACCCTCAAGAAGGTGCTGGAACGGATGCCACGCAAGGTGAAGAAGCGCCAGAAGATCGTGTCCGATTCGGGCGTGGAGGAGGGCTGGGAGGAGGTGTTCGATTTCATCTTCCCCGAGGACGAAATGGCACGCCCGAATCTGAAGCTGCTGGCGGCGGCTAAGAACTGGAAGCGGAAGCAGGACACTGACCCACCGGTGGCGGCACCGATGGAAACGAACCAGACTGAGCAGGTGGAAGGTTCGGAAGAGCAACAGGAAGAACAACCAGCCAACGATGAAGCTGCTAACGATGACGGAACAGAACAAGAACCATCCGCTGAAGCGAATGAAGCGGCGGACGAATAA